A region of Sphingomonas sp. DNA encodes the following proteins:
- a CDS encoding sterol desaturase family protein has product MDWLFGIFVFLATVIAMEAVAYAAHRWIMHGPGWFLHESHHRPRTGNWELNDLYAVIFAVPSIALLYGGVNLGWGSWTIWMGAGIAAYGAIYFGFHDVIVHKRLNHRYVPRSNYMKRIVQAHRLHHAVETKEGTVSFGFLYAPPPEALKAELKRRARAGIRAPAGR; this is encoded by the coding sequence ATGGACTGGCTCTTCGGCATATTCGTCTTCCTCGCGACGGTGATCGCGATGGAGGCCGTCGCCTATGCGGCGCACCGCTGGATCATGCACGGCCCCGGCTGGTTCCTGCACGAAAGCCACCACCGCCCGCGCACCGGCAATTGGGAATTGAACGATCTCTACGCGGTGATCTTCGCCGTCCCGTCGATCGCCTTGCTCTATGGCGGCGTCAATCTGGGCTGGGGAAGCTGGACGATCTGGATGGGCGCGGGGATCGCGGCCTATGGCGCGATCTATTTCGGCTTCCACGACGTGATCGTCCACAAGCGCCTCAATCACCGCTACGTGCCGCGCTCCAACTACATGAAGCGCATCGTCCAGGCCCACCGCCTCCACCATGCGGTCGAGACGAAGGAGGGGACAGTCAGCTTCGGCTTCCTCTACGCCCCGCCGCCGGAGGCACTGAAGGCGGAACTCAAGCGCCGCGCGCGGGCGGGGATCAGGGCGCCGGCGGGGCGCTGA
- a CDS encoding TonB-dependent receptor — translation MRKSIIFGGLLLTSALVAPAALAQSAEPDATQDEPEIEVSVPGAAYSGPDIVITGTRQRNIVRQAPQVVALLSNEDIARTGEGDIAGALSRVTGLSVVGNGFVFVRGLGDRYSSALLNGSPLPSPEPLRRVVPLDIFPTSVIASALVQKSYSANFPGEFGGGVINLTTPAVPRESFLTIGAGVSGDTETSFNLGYVYYGGDYDRVGFDDGTRRFPAPLRDAVVGGNFSGTTAQQRREFAASLSNASTTVLQTNRDIPANFSGEISAGTSFDAGAGRIGLLASLGLSNSWHTRDAIQQTSIDPELAGAPQTDFRTVTTDNRVILNGLFGIGADFGRHRLRWTNLFIRDTLKQGRLGAGSNRNVADQDPNLPPSLIEQNTFWFERQLFNSQLVGELRFGDISVDLRGAYANTRRESPYERSIGYFYLGDGDPATKGDGDVDDYVNNLSSGGQFATIAFSELNEDVWSGGIDFAYRVPGALPITLAAGYAYQRTERNASRYQFRYFRPDGALPLAVAQQRPDYLLSDFNIFTYDIQLRDVSGAEGAAAYEADLTVHAGYGQVEIEPVDGLRAAIGVRYEDAEQNVLPIGGTLAGTGLTNSYWLPAATLTWSFLPDMQLRLHASKTIARPQFRELAQQLYQDFESDREFTGNPFLVDSELLNLEGRWEYYFRPNQRLSVAGFYKRIDNPIEAAAFFAGGGQLRTGFANAPSAELYGMEAEVQAFFPLHSLGGDFFSTSRLLLIANYTYTQSSITADDTIIIGPNLQPVAANLLFQDGAPLTGQSDHVANLQFGIEDTDSLSQATFLLSYASERVTNRGPIQGLARQPDIIERPGFQLDFVLRQEVPLFRSRVEFKAEARNILGRDYEEFQLFGDNRIDINSYRRGRSFSLSATVNF, via the coding sequence ATGCGAAAGTCGATCATCTTCGGAGGGCTGCTCCTCACCAGCGCGCTTGTTGCGCCCGCCGCCCTCGCGCAAAGTGCCGAGCCGGATGCAACACAGGACGAACCCGAGATCGAGGTGTCCGTGCCCGGCGCCGCTTATTCCGGTCCGGACATCGTCATCACCGGTACGCGCCAGCGCAACATCGTGCGCCAGGCGCCCCAGGTGGTCGCCCTGCTGTCGAACGAGGACATCGCCCGCACCGGCGAGGGCGACATCGCGGGCGCGCTGTCGCGCGTCACCGGTCTCAGCGTGGTCGGCAACGGCTTCGTCTTCGTGCGCGGCTTGGGCGATCGCTATTCCTCGGCGCTGCTCAACGGTTCGCCGCTGCCCAGCCCCGAACCGCTGCGCCGGGTCGTGCCGCTCGACATCTTCCCGACCAGTGTGATCGCCAGCGCGCTCGTCCAGAAAAGCTATTCGGCCAATTTTCCCGGCGAGTTCGGCGGCGGTGTCATCAATCTCACCACCCCCGCCGTGCCGCGCGAAAGCTTCCTGACGATCGGCGCCGGCGTGAGCGGCGATACCGAGACGAGCTTCAATCTCGGCTATGTCTATTATGGCGGCGATTACGACCGGGTCGGCTTCGACGATGGCACGCGCCGCTTCCCGGCGCCGTTGCGGGACGCCGTGGTCGGCGGCAATTTCAGCGGCACGACGGCGCAGCAGCGCCGCGAATTCGCCGCCAGCCTATCCAACGCATCGACCACCGTCTTGCAGACCAATCGCGACATTCCCGCCAATTTCTCCGGCGAGATCAGCGCGGGCACGTCCTTCGACGCGGGCGCCGGCCGGATCGGCCTGCTCGCCTCGCTGGGGCTCAGCAACAGCTGGCACACGCGCGATGCCATCCAGCAGACCTCGATCGATCCGGAGCTGGCCGGCGCGCCTCAGACCGATTTCCGCACCGTGACGACCGACAATCGCGTCATTCTCAACGGCCTGTTCGGCATCGGCGCCGATTTCGGCCGGCATCGCTTACGCTGGACCAACCTGTTCATCCGCGACACGTTGAAGCAGGGACGGCTCGGCGCCGGTTCGAACCGCAACGTCGCGGACCAGGATCCGAACCTGCCGCCCTCGCTGATCGAGCAGAACACCTTCTGGTTCGAACGCCAGCTGTTTAACAGCCAGCTCGTCGGCGAGTTGCGCTTCGGCGATATCAGCGTCGACCTGCGCGGCGCCTATGCCAATACGCGGCGCGAATCCCCCTATGAGCGCTCGATCGGCTATTTCTATCTGGGCGACGGCGATCCCGCGACGAAAGGCGACGGCGACGTCGACGATTACGTCAACAACCTGTCCTCGGGCGGCCAGTTCGCGACGATCGCGTTCAGCGAGCTCAACGAGGATGTGTGGTCGGGCGGCATCGATTTCGCCTATCGCGTGCCCGGCGCGCTGCCGATCACGCTCGCCGCCGGCTATGCCTATCAGCGCACTGAGCGCAACGCGTCGCGCTACCAGTTCCGCTATTTCCGCCCGGACGGCGCGCTGCCGCTGGCCGTCGCGCAGCAGCGGCCGGATTACCTGCTCTCGGACTTCAATATCTTCACCTACGACATCCAGTTGCGCGACGTGTCCGGCGCGGAGGGCGCGGCGGCCTATGAAGCCGATCTCACCGTCCATGCCGGCTACGGCCAGGTCGAGATCGAGCCGGTCGACGGGTTGCGTGCGGCGATCGGCGTGCGTTACGAGGACGCGGAGCAGAATGTGCTGCCGATCGGCGGCACGCTGGCAGGCACCGGCCTCACCAACAGTTATTGGCTGCCGGCGGCGACGTTGACGTGGAGCTTCCTGCCCGACATGCAGCTTCGGCTCCACGCTTCCAAGACCATCGCCCGCCCGCAATTCCGCGAATTGGCGCAGCAGCTCTATCAGGATTTCGAATCCGATCGCGAGTTCACCGGCAACCCGTTCCTGGTGGACAGCGAGCTGCTCAACCTGGAAGGGCGCTGGGAATATTATTTCCGGCCCAACCAGCGGCTGTCGGTCGCCGGCTTCTACAAAAGGATCGACAATCCGATCGAGGCGGCGGCCTTCTTCGCCGGCGGCGGCCAGCTGCGCACCGGCTTCGCCAACGCGCCGAGCGCCGAGCTTTATGGTATGGAAGCCGAGGTTCAGGCTTTCTTCCCGCTGCACAGCCTGGGCGGCGATTTCTTCTCCACCAGCCGCCTGCTGCTGATCGCCAATTACACCTACACCCAGTCGAGCATCACGGCGGACGACACGATCATCATCGGCCCGAACCTCCAGCCGGTGGCCGCGAACTTATTGTTCCAGGACGGCGCGCCGCTCACCGGCCAGTCGGATCATGTCGCGAACCTGCAATTCGGCATCGAGGACACCGACAGCCTCAGCCAGGCGACCTTCCTGCTCTCTTATGCGAGCGAGCGGGTCACCAATCGCGGGCCGATCCAGGGTCTGGCGCGGCAGCCCGACATCATTGAGCGGCCGGGTTTCCAGCTCGATTTCGTGCTGCGCCAGGAAGTGCCGCTGTTCCGCTCGCGCGTCGAGTTCAAGGCGGAGGCACGCAACATCCTGGGCCGCGATTATGAGGAGTTCCAGTTATTCGGCGACAACCGGATCGACATCAATTCCTATCGCCGCGGTCGCAGCTTCAGCCTGAGCGCGACCGTCAATTTCTGA
- the phoB gene encoding phosphate regulon transcriptional regulator PhoB: MKPRLLLVEDDAALADLLQWHFRREDFDVLHTPDGDEALEMAMAATPDIVLLDWMIEGTSGIEVCRRLRRAPGTAEVPIIMLTGRGEETDRVHGLESGADDYVAKPFSPRELIARVRAVLRRVRPALAGEQLRLGDLEMDVARHRVRRAGRNIALGPTEFRLLKYFLEHPARVFSRERLLDAVWGRDRDIELRTVDVHIRRLRQAISVEGRPELIRTVRSAGYALDNDAH, translated from the coding sequence ATGAAGCCGCGCCTGTTGCTGGTCGAGGACGATGCCGCGCTGGCCGATCTGCTGCAATGGCATTTCCGGCGTGAGGATTTCGACGTCCTGCATACGCCGGACGGCGACGAGGCGCTGGAAATGGCGATGGCAGCCACGCCGGATATCGTCCTGCTCGACTGGATGATCGAGGGCACGTCCGGCATCGAGGTCTGCCGTCGCCTGCGCCGCGCGCCGGGCACCGCCGAGGTGCCGATCATCATGCTCACCGGCCGGGGCGAGGAGACGGATCGCGTGCACGGGCTGGAGAGCGGCGCTGACGATTATGTCGCCAAGCCGTTCAGCCCGCGCGAGCTGATCGCGCGGGTGCGCGCCGTGCTGCGCCGGGTCCGCCCCGCTCTGGCGGGGGAGCAGCTTCGCCTGGGCGATCTGGAGATGGACGTGGCGCGCCATCGCGTGCGCCGGGCGGGGCGCAACATCGCGCTGGGACCGACCGAATTCCGCCTGCTGAAATATTTCCTGGAGCATCCCGCCCGGGTTTTCTCGCGCGAGCGGCTGCTCGACGCCGTGTGGGGACGCGACCGTGACATCGAGCTGCGCACCGTCGATGTCCATATCCGCCGCCTGCGCCAGGCGATCAGCGTGGAAGGGCGGCCCGAGCTGATCCGCACGGTGCGCTCGGCCGGCTATGCGCTCGACAATGATGCGCATTGA
- a CDS encoding bifunctional salicylyl-CoA 5-hydroxylase/oxidoreductase, with protein MRIACLGGGPAGLYFAISMKLRDARHDVHVFERNRPDDTFGWGVVFSDQTVENLMANDPVSGEVIAGEFAHWDDIDVHIHGQTIRSSGHGFIGIGRKRLLNILQNRARELGVDLHFEHEASADLADWTDYDLVIAADGANSRTRDRYEPHFGVDIQVKRNKFFWFGTAKTFDAFTFAFEKTEAGWVWAHAYRFDDDLSTFIVEMDPETWTELGLDRMSQAEAIALCESIFAKYLDGNALVSNATHLPGPQAWLNFRRIVCDTWHHENLILLGDAAHTAHFSIGSGTKLALEDAIKLAEVLNRSGLDREAALAEYQAERNLEVLKLQNSARNSTEWFETLDRYLHFEPIQFAYSLLTRSQRVSHENLRLRDRDWLEGVERWFQSKAAGHDVNEAAPPMFAPFRLRGMEVANRVVVSPMATYSAGDGLPNDFHLVHYGARAQGGAGLLYTEMTCVSPEGRITPGCPGIYSDGQVAAWRRIVDFVHANSQAKFCLQLGHSGPKGSTKVGWEGYDVPLESGNWPIMAASDIPWSAGNQAPRPMTRADMDAVRDQFVAATKRGLEAGFDMIELHAAHGYLLSSFITPLMNKRADDYGGSLENRLRFPLEVFRAMRAAWPADRPISVRISANDWMGDAGVTPDEAVAIGRAFAEAGADLIDVSAGQTWADCQPVYGRMFQTPFADQVRNEGRLTTMAVGNIYEPDHVNSILAAGRADLVALARPHLVDPMWTLRAAAGQDYRGVAVPPPYLGGMAQLARNLQREAELKA; from the coding sequence ATGCGGATCGCGTGCCTGGGCGGGGGTCCGGCCGGGCTGTATTTCGCGATTTCGATGAAGCTGCGCGACGCGCGGCACGACGTGCATGTGTTCGAGCGCAATCGGCCCGACGACACGTTCGGCTGGGGCGTCGTCTTCTCAGATCAGACGGTCGAAAATCTGATGGCGAACGATCCCGTGTCGGGCGAAGTCATCGCCGGCGAGTTCGCGCATTGGGACGATATCGACGTCCACATCCATGGCCAGACGATCCGCTCGTCAGGCCATGGTTTCATCGGCATCGGCCGCAAAAGGCTGCTCAACATTTTGCAGAACCGCGCGCGCGAACTGGGCGTGGACCTGCATTTCGAGCATGAGGCGAGCGCCGATCTGGCCGATTGGACCGATTACGACCTGGTGATCGCCGCCGACGGCGCCAACAGCCGCACCCGCGACCGTTACGAGCCGCATTTCGGCGTCGATATCCAGGTGAAGCGCAACAAGTTCTTCTGGTTCGGCACCGCCAAGACGTTCGACGCCTTCACCTTCGCCTTCGAGAAGACCGAGGCCGGCTGGGTCTGGGCGCACGCCTATCGCTTCGACGACGATCTTTCGACCTTCATCGTCGAAATGGACCCGGAAACCTGGACGGAGCTCGGTCTCGACCGGATGAGTCAGGCGGAAGCGATCGCCTTGTGCGAAAGCATCTTCGCCAAATATCTGGACGGCAACGCGCTGGTGTCCAACGCCACGCACCTGCCGGGGCCGCAGGCATGGCTGAACTTCCGCCGGATCGTCTGCGACACCTGGCATCACGAGAACCTGATCCTGCTCGGCGACGCGGCGCACACCGCCCATTTCTCGATCGGGTCGGGGACGAAGCTGGCGCTGGAGGACGCGATCAAGCTCGCCGAGGTGCTGAACCGGTCGGGCCTGGACCGCGAAGCTGCGCTCGCCGAATATCAGGCGGAGCGCAATCTGGAGGTGCTGAAGCTCCAGAACAGCGCGCGCAATTCGACCGAATGGTTCGAGACGCTGGACCGCTATCTCCATTTCGAGCCGATCCAGTTCGCCTATTCGCTGCTCACCCGATCACAGCGCGTCAGCCACGAGAATCTGCGGCTGCGCGACAGGGACTGGCTGGAGGGCGTAGAGCGCTGGTTCCAGTCCAAGGCTGCGGGCCATGACGTGAACGAGGCCGCGCCGCCGATGTTCGCGCCGTTCCGGCTGCGCGGGATGGAGGTGGCCAACCGCGTCGTCGTCTCGCCGATGGCGACCTATTCGGCGGGGGACGGTCTGCCGAACGATTTCCACCTCGTCCATTACGGCGCGCGGGCGCAGGGCGGCGCGGGGCTGCTCTATACCGAGATGACCTGCGTCTCGCCCGAGGGACGGATCACGCCGGGCTGTCCGGGCATCTACAGCGACGGACAGGTCGCCGCGTGGCGCCGGATCGTCGATTTCGTCCATGCCAATTCCCAAGCGAAATTCTGCCTCCAGCTCGGCCATTCGGGGCCGAAGGGATCAACCAAGGTCGGCTGGGAAGGCTATGACGTGCCGCTGGAGAGCGGCAATTGGCCGATCATGGCGGCATCCGACATACCGTGGAGCGCCGGCAATCAGGCGCCGCGACCGATGACCCGTGCCGACATGGATGCAGTGCGCGACCAGTTCGTCGCCGCGACGAAGCGCGGTCTCGAGGCGGGCTTCGACATGATCGAGCTGCACGCCGCGCACGGCTATCTGCTCTCCAGCTTCATCACGCCGCTGATGAACAAACGGGCGGACGATTACGGCGGGAGCCTGGAAAACCGGCTGCGTTTCCCGCTCGAGGTGTTTCGCGCGATGCGCGCCGCCTGGCCGGCGGACCGGCCGATATCGGTGCGCATTTCGGCGAACGACTGGATGGGCGATGCCGGCGTGACACCGGACGAGGCGGTGGCGATCGGCCGCGCCTTCGCCGAAGCCGGCGCGGACCTGATCGACGTCTCCGCCGGCCAGACCTGGGCGGATTGCCAGCCGGTCTATGGCCGCATGTTCCAGACGCCGTTCGCCGATCAGGTACGCAACGAAGGACGGCTCACCACCATGGCGGTCGGCAATATCTACGAGCCCGATCATGTGAACTCGATCCTCGCCGCCGGCCGCGCCGATCTGGTCGCGCTCGCCCGGCCGCATCTGGTCGATCCGATGTGGACGCTGCGCGCGGCGGCAGGACAGGATTATCGCGGCGTCGCCGTGCCCCCGCCCTATCTGGGCGGCATGGCGCAGCTCGCCCGCAATCTCCAACGCGAAGCGGAGCTGAAGGCATGA
- a CDS encoding SDR family oxidoreductase has product MRLTGHHALVTGGGTGIGAAIARALAAEGAKLTLVGRRREKLEEVAANIAGTLVAPADVTAPDQVERTFALAREAQGPITILVNNAGAAASAPFRKVSAEDWRAAMAVNLDALFHCCQVALPDLTAAAAGRIVTIASTAGLKGYAYAAPYVAAKHGAVGLTRALAAEFEGSGLTANAVCPGFTDTELVARALANIRAKTGRDEEAAREELARMNPSGRLIAPAEIADAVVALCLSGRNGEIVEVA; this is encoded by the coding sequence ATGAGACTCACCGGGCATCATGCACTCGTCACCGGCGGCGGCACCGGTATCGGCGCCGCCATCGCCCGCGCGCTGGCGGCGGAGGGCGCGAAGCTGACGCTGGTCGGACGGCGGCGCGAGAAGCTGGAGGAGGTGGCGGCGAACATCGCGGGCACATTGGTCGCCCCGGCCGACGTGACCGCGCCCGATCAGGTCGAAAGGACTTTCGCGCTGGCCCGGGAAGCGCAAGGGCCGATCACCATCCTCGTCAACAATGCCGGTGCGGCGGCGAGCGCGCCCTTTCGGAAGGTGAGCGCGGAGGATTGGCGCGCGGCGATGGCGGTCAATCTCGATGCCCTGTTTCACTGCTGCCAGGTGGCCTTGCCCGATCTCACCGCCGCCGCAGCCGGGCGGATCGTCACCATCGCCTCCACTGCGGGCCTGAAGGGCTATGCCTATGCCGCGCCCTATGTCGCGGCGAAGCATGGCGCGGTCGGCCTCACCCGCGCGCTGGCCGCCGAGTTCGAAGGATCGGGCCTGACCGCCAACGCCGTCTGCCCCGGCTTCACCGACACAGAGCTGGTCGCCCGGGCGCTCGCCAACATCCGCGCCAAAACCGGTCGCGATGAAGAGGCGGCGCGAGAGGAATTGGCCCGGATGAACCCGTCGGGCCGTCTGATCGCACCGGCCGAGATCGCCGATGCGGTCGTCGCACTCTGCCTGTCGGGGCGCAATGGCGAGATCGTGGAGGTCGCATGA
- a CDS encoding MarR family transcriptional regulator, with the protein MKHVAPIAEKHDGKLGDRANVRVWLRLLSCTMAIEKEVQRRFAERGMTLPRFDVLAALDRQREGMTMGALSRALLVSNGNVTQLTQKLKRDGLIEVTPLPSDRRTQIVRMTDEGRQQFHKLARAHNDWIDQMLGDLDFTQRERLYVALGTMKLSIARASQRKAR; encoded by the coding sequence ATGAAGCATGTCGCGCCCATTGCCGAGAAGCATGACGGCAAGCTCGGCGACCGCGCCAATGTGCGCGTGTGGCTGCGCCTCCTCTCCTGCACGATGGCGATCGAGAAGGAAGTGCAGCGCCGCTTCGCCGAGCGCGGCATGACCCTGCCGCGCTTCGACGTGCTCGCCGCATTGGACCGGCAGCGCGAGGGGATGACGATGGGCGCGCTGTCCAGGGCGCTGCTCGTCTCCAACGGCAATGTAACGCAGCTCACCCAGAAGCTGAAGCGCGACGGCCTGATCGAGGTCACCCCCCTGCCCTCCGACCGGCGCACCCAGATCGTGCGGATGACCGACGAGGGCAGGCAGCAATTCCACAAGCTCGCCCGCGCCCATAACGACTGGATCGACCAGATGCTCGGCGATCTCGATTTCACCCAGCGCGAGCGGCTCTATGTCGCGCTCGGCACGATGAAGCTGTCGATCGCCCGCGCCTCGCAAAGGAAAGCCAGATGA
- a CDS encoding enoyl-CoA hydratase family protein: MNPASFAPAHFKWDYADGVATVTLNRPERKNPLTFDSYAELRDTFRVLVYAREVKAVVVTGAGGNFSSGGDVHEIIGPLTQMAMPELMDFTRMTGDLVKAMRGCPQPIVAAIDGVCAGAGAIVAMASDIRIATPETKVGFLFTRVGLAGCDMGACAILPRIIGQGRASELLFTGRMMGAEEGERWGFHNRLVPADALMAEAQALAQNLAAGPNFAHGMTKTQLNTEWAVSLETAIEMEAQAQAICMATQDFRRAFEAFAAKTKPEFQGD, translated from the coding sequence ATGAACCCCGCCAGCTTCGCCCCAGCCCATTTCAAATGGGACTATGCGGACGGCGTCGCGACCGTGACGCTGAACCGGCCGGAGCGGAAGAATCCGCTGACGTTCGACTCCTATGCGGAGCTGCGCGATACTTTCCGGGTTCTGGTCTATGCGCGGGAGGTGAAAGCGGTCGTTGTCACCGGCGCGGGCGGCAATTTCAGCTCCGGCGGCGACGTCCACGAGATCATCGGCCCGCTGACCCAAATGGCGATGCCGGAGCTGATGGATTTCACCCGGATGACCGGCGATCTGGTCAAGGCGATGCGCGGCTGCCCGCAGCCGATCGTCGCCGCGATCGACGGGGTCTGCGCGGGCGCGGGCGCGATCGTGGCGATGGCGTCCGACATAAGGATCGCGACGCCGGAGACGAAGGTGGGTTTCCTGTTCACCCGCGTCGGGCTGGCCGGCTGCGACATGGGCGCCTGCGCGATCCTGCCGCGGATCATCGGCCAGGGGCGCGCGTCGGAATTGCTTTTCACCGGCCGGATGATGGGCGCCGAGGAAGGCGAACGCTGGGGCTTCCACAACCGTCTCGTGCCCGCCGATGCGCTCATGGCGGAAGCGCAAGCGCTGGCCCAGAACCTCGCGGCGGGCCCGAATTTCGCGCATGGCATGACCAAGACGCAGCTCAATACCGAATGGGCGGTCAGCCTGGAGACGGCGATCGAGATGGAGGCGCAGGCCCAGGCGATCTGCATGGCCACTCAGGACTTCCGCCGCGCCTTCGAAGCCTTCGCGGCGAAGACAAAGCCGGAGTTTCAGGGTGATTAG
- a CDS encoding acyl-CoA dehydrogenase family protein, translating to MSDRTFLDWPFFDDSHRRLANELETWCATHLTDDHGADVHSSCRALVRKLGQGGWLRYCVPAAYGGVHETIDVRSLAIIRETLARHDGLADFAFAMQGLGSGTISLFGSEAQKQAYLPAVAAGEKIAAFALTEPTSGSDVASMETAARADGGGFVVDGAKTYISNGSIADFYVLFARTGEAPGARGVSAFIVEAGTPGLDDSERIEVIAPHPLATLKFDAMRLPAGALLGERGRGFAQAMATLDVFRTTVGAAALGFARRALDEATERAATRKSMGATLADNAIVQAMLAEMVLDVEASALLVYRSAWVRDVQGKRNSREAALAKLHATDSAQQVIDKAVQIFGGLGVTVGVPVERLYREIRALRIYEGASEVQKVVIARNHLSEFGR from the coding sequence ATGAGCGACCGCACCTTCCTCGATTGGCCGTTTTTCGACGACAGTCACCGGCGGCTGGCGAATGAACTGGAAACCTGGTGCGCCACCCATCTGACCGACGATCACGGGGCCGATGTCCATTCCTCCTGTCGCGCGCTTGTCCGCAAGCTCGGGCAAGGCGGATGGCTGCGCTATTGCGTGCCGGCGGCCTATGGCGGGGTCCATGAAACGATCGACGTGCGCTCGCTCGCGATCATCCGAGAGACGTTGGCGCGGCATGACGGACTGGCCGATTTCGCCTTCGCCATGCAGGGGCTTGGATCGGGGACGATCAGCCTGTTCGGCTCCGAGGCGCAGAAACAGGCTTACCTCCCGGCCGTCGCCGCGGGCGAGAAGATCGCCGCCTTCGCGCTGACCGAACCCACCTCGGGGTCCGACGTGGCGTCGATGGAAACAGCGGCGCGGGCGGATGGCGGCGGCTTCGTCGTCGATGGCGCCAAGACCTACATCTCCAATGGTAGCATCGCGGATTTCTACGTCCTGTTCGCTCGCACGGGCGAGGCGCCGGGCGCGCGCGGAGTCTCCGCATTCATCGTCGAGGCCGGCACGCCGGGGCTGGACGACAGCGAACGGATCGAAGTGATCGCGCCGCATCCGCTGGCGACGCTGAAATTCGATGCCATGCGCCTGCCCGCCGGCGCGCTGCTCGGCGAGCGTGGCCGGGGCTTCGCACAGGCGATGGCGACGCTGGACGTGTTCCGCACCACGGTCGGCGCGGCGGCCCTCGGCTTCGCGCGCCGCGCGCTGGACGAGGCGACCGAGCGCGCCGCCACCCGCAAATCGATGGGCGCGACGCTGGCCGACAATGCGATCGTGCAGGCGATGCTGGCGGAGATGGTGCTCGACGTCGAAGCCTCCGCCCTCCTCGTCTATCGATCGGCCTGGGTCCGCGACGTCCAGGGCAAGCGCAACAGCCGCGAGGCGGCGCTCGCCAAGCTTCACGCGACCGACAGCGCGCAGCAGGTGATCGACAAGGCCGTGCAGATTTTCGGCGGGCTCGGCGTCACCGTCGGCGTGCCGGTGGAGCGGCTCTATCGCGAGATCCGGGCGCTGCGCATCTATGAGGGGGCATCGGAGGTGCAGAAGGTGGTGATCGCGCGCAATCATCTCAGCGAGTTCGGCCGATGA
- a CDS encoding RidA family protein produces MKALLPPGWSRPKGYANGISAKGRVIVTAGVVGWTAEEKFEATDLPGQFRQVLRNTLAILAEDDAGPEHIVRMTWFVTDIPAYRASLKEIGSAYKELIGKNFPAMAVVGVTALVEPQAMIEIETTAVVPE; encoded by the coding sequence ATGAAGGCGTTGCTACCGCCCGGCTGGTCGCGCCCGAAGGGCTATGCCAACGGCATTTCGGCGAAGGGCCGCGTGATCGTCACCGCCGGCGTGGTCGGCTGGACCGCCGAGGAGAAGTTCGAGGCGACCGACCTGCCCGGCCAGTTCCGGCAGGTGCTGCGCAACACGCTCGCCATCCTCGCCGAGGACGATGCGGGGCCGGAGCATATCGTGCGGATGACCTGGTTCGTCACCGACATCCCCGCCTATCGCGCCAGCCTGAAGGAGATCGGTTCGGCCTATAAGGAGCTGATCGGCAAGAACTTTCCGGCCATGGCCGTGGTGGGCGTCACTGCCCTGGTCGAGCCGCAGGCGATGATCGAAATCGAAACGACGGCGGTGGTGCCCGAATGA